Proteins from a single region of Bacteroidota bacterium:
- a CDS encoding adenylosuccinate synthase — MSKYIIMGSQWGDEGKGKMVDIVSQKMDLVVRFQGGANAGHTVIIEDKKFVLHLIPSGVISGKSKNIIGNGCVIDPVTLSEEMENMEKSGVSISKNNFFISAEAHIVTPLHKILDKELNEKIGTTSRGIGPTYMDKVQRSGIRMESILDGTFEQKFIEQLAYYKRNYTFINDTKISKIKDELPNILKSATKIKPFITDTKKIIYESIQKNKNILYEGAQGTLLDIDHGTYPFVTSSSTTIGGALTGAGVFIEFDKRIGIMKSYTTRVGEGPFPTELRDETGEKLRANGNEFGATTGRPRRCGWLDLPLVKKAIMLNGFNYLIITKLSVLSGFDKIKVAIDRDKNDNPIYKEFDGWEKEVYGITDINELPKNCINYINFIEEYLNVPIGIISTGPNRKHLIVKNEL, encoded by the coding sequence ATGTCAAAATATATAATAATGGGTTCACAGTGGGGAGATGAAGGAAAGGGAAAGATGGTTGATATTGTTTCACAAAAAATGGACTTGGTTGTTCGTTTTCAAGGTGGAGCAAATGCCGGCCATACGGTAATAATTGAGGATAAAAAATTCGTTTTACATCTCATTCCAAGTGGTGTAATTTCTGGCAAATCAAAAAATATTATCGGAAACGGTTGTGTGATTGATCCCGTCACACTTTCTGAAGAGATGGAAAATATGGAAAAATCAGGTGTTTCAATTTCTAAAAACAATTTCTTTATTTCAGCGGAAGCACATATTGTCACACCACTTCATAAAATTTTAGACAAAGAGTTGAATGAAAAAATCGGCACGACATCTCGCGGTATCGGTCCAACATATATGGATAAAGTCCAAAGATCCGGAATCAGAATGGAATCAATTCTTGATGGAACTTTTGAACAAAAATTTATTGAACAATTAGCGTATTATAAAAGAAATTATACTTTCATCAACGATACAAAAATTTCAAAGATAAAAGATGAATTACCAAATATTCTAAAATCTGCAACAAAAATTAAGCCGTTTATTACAGATACAAAAAAAATAATCTATGAATCTATTCAGAAAAACAAAAATATTCTATACGAAGGTGCACAAGGAACTCTGCTTGATATTGACCACGGAACATATCCTTTCGTCACCTCATCTTCAACTACAATCGGCGGAGCTTTAACCGGAGCAGGTGTTTTTATTGAATTTGATAAACGAATTGGAATAATGAAATCATACACAACGAGAGTTGGCGAAGGGCCGTTTCCTACAGAATTGCGTGACGAAACAGGCGAAAAATTAAGAGCAAATGGAAATGAATTCGGAGCCACAACCGGACGACCGAGAAGATGTGGCTGGTTAGATTTGCCATTAGTAAAAAAAGCAATTATGTTGAATGGATTCAATTATCTCATCATCACAAAATTAAGTGTTCTCTCGGGATTTGATAAAATTAAAGTTGCAATCGACCGTGATAAAAACGATAATCCAATCTATAAAGAATTCGACGGCTGGGAAAAAGAGGTTTACGGAATAACAGATATTAACGAATTACCAAAAAATTGCATAAATTATATAAACTTTATCGAAGAATATTTGAATGTTCCAATTGGAATAATTTCGACAGGACCAAATAGAAAACATCTTATTGTGAAAAATGAATTGTAG
- a CDS encoding MBL fold metallo-hydrolase, with protein MIIQPLASGSKGNITLIASEKTKILIDQGLSGKQATIRLENAGHDPKDIQAIFLTHEHGDHIGGVRVFAKKYQIPVYINSNILHIAKERKKFDEIKDIRTFNPSDDIEFEDLHLHPFRVSHDAEDTVNFIIKNKNKSVGIFTDLGFVNNIVKMNAKKLDLMILEANYDVEMLKNGVYPLELQQRIKSKFGHLSNEQSVKFLIETLKKNKMQNVILGHLSEKNNDPNLAMDYFLEKLENSNNSVNITVANQHKITNSFEI; from the coding sequence ATGATAATTCAACCATTAGCAAGTGGAAGCAAAGGAAATATTACACTTATAGCGAGTGAAAAAACAAAGATTCTCATAGATCAAGGACTATCCGGAAAACAGGCAACAATCAGATTAGAGAATGCAGGACACGATCCCAAAGATATTCAAGCAATTTTTCTCACACACGAACACGGCGACCATATTGGTGGAGTTAGAGTATTCGCAAAAAAATATCAAATTCCGGTTTACATTAATTCAAATATTCTACATATCGCAAAAGAGAGAAAAAAGTTTGACGAAATTAAAGATATTCGCACATTCAATCCAAGTGATGATATTGAATTTGAAGATTTGCACCTCCACCCTTTCAGAGTCAGCCACGATGCCGAAGATACGGTAAATTTCATCATCAAAAATAAAAATAAATCAGTTGGAATTTTTACAGATTTAGGGTTCGTAAATAATATCGTAAAAATGAATGCGAAAAAATTGGATTTAATGATTCTCGAAGCAAATTATGATGTGGAAATGTTGAAAAATGGAGTTTATCCTTTAGAATTACAACAGAGAATAAAATCAAAATTCGGACATCTATCAAATGAACAATCAGTAAAATTTCTTATTGAAACATTGAAAAAGAATAAGATGCAAAATGTGATTTTAGGTCATTTGAGTGAAAAAAATAATGACCCAAATCTGGCAATGGATTATTTTTTGGAAAAACTTGAGAATAGCAATAATTCTGTAAATATTACAGTTGCAAACCAACATAAAATTACAAATAGTTTTGAAATATAA
- the nifJ gene encoding pyruvate:ferredoxin (flavodoxin) oxidoreductase translates to MKQFEKKTIDGNTAAAHVAYAFSDVAAIYPITPSSPMGEYADAWAANKRKNIFGESVDVVEMQSEGGASGSVHGALTAGAFTTTFTASQGLMLMLPNMHKIAGEMLPTVFHVSARSLAVQSLSIFGDHSDVMSARNTGFAEMAVSSIQEILDLALVSHLATLKTKVPFLNFFDGFRNSHEIQKVEMIDYDTMKSLVENKYVEDFRSRALNSENPQIKVGAQNPDVYFQGRETVNKYYDEAPEIVQEYMDKVAKKIGRQYHLFDYFGAPDAEKIIIAMGSACDTIEETINYLNKNGEKLGLIKIRLFRPFSVKHLLNVLPKSVKKIAVLDRTKEPGSIGEPLYLDIVAGLKDENLTIIGGRYGLSSKEFTPQMVKGVFDHLDNKCTHGFTVGINDDVTNLSIDYPETLNTTPEGTISCKFWGLGADGTVGANKNSIKIIGDNTDMYAQGYFQYDSKKSGGTTRSHLRFGKEKIQSEYLVDNTDFIACHNQAFIGRYDILEGIKENGVFLLNSNLKSDEVFENLTKDMQKTIIEKNIKLYNINALEIANKVKLGGRINTIMQAAFFLISEVLEKETAIKMIKDAIEKSYLKKGKKIVEMNWKAVDATNEALVKIDIPKELPKKSKEPKELVPKDSVGFIKNVIEPIMREKGDDIPVSQMPFDGYVPTGTMKLEKRGSAPTVPHWDAEKCIQCNQCAFVCPHASIRPKLIDPKDLENAPKEFNVLDAMGKDKDKKYKIQVFIDDCVGCGSCVNECPTQALAMSPIETERELGEETNYKFFVDLPEDVNGNNDTTKVKGSQFKQPLFEFSGACAGCGETPYVKLTTQLFGDRMIIANATGCSSIYGGTFPTIPYTKNKDGHGPAWANSLFEDNAEYGFGMRLAVDSNRKLLKSATKKLIEMNIENSLKTALKYSLDNWDAVDDEAKNNVENIKTLLQKESKNEILDKVKELQNYFIQKSVWSFGGDGWAYDIGYGGLDHVLAMNKNINILVLDTEVYSNTGGQASKASPLGAVAKFAESGKETIKKDLGRIAMSYGYIYVASVAMGYNKNQLMKALIEAEAYDGPSLIIAYTPCIAHGIDMSKTQQEEKLAVETGYWLTYRYNPLLKKEGKNPFILDSKAPKKPVEEFFVNEGRYESLKRTFPDNVEKFRTDSDKFIKERYEDYKKLAEK, encoded by the coding sequence ATGAAACAGTTTGAGAAAAAAACGATTGATGGTAATACTGCGGCCGCTCATGTCGCTTATGCCTTTAGCGATGTTGCTGCAATTTATCCTATTACTCCATCTTCACCGATGGGAGAATATGCCGATGCTTGGGCAGCAAATAAAAGGAAAAATATTTTTGGTGAATCTGTTGATGTTGTTGAAATGCAATCAGAAGGAGGTGCATCGGGATCTGTTCACGGAGCTTTGACAGCAGGTGCATTCACAACAACTTTTACGGCATCACAAGGATTAATGTTGATGCTACCAAATATGCATAAAATTGCAGGAGAAATGTTACCAACAGTTTTCCATGTTTCTGCTCGTTCACTTGCAGTACAATCGCTTTCTATTTTTGGCGACCATTCCGATGTAATGTCTGCACGAAACACAGGTTTCGCGGAAATGGCTGTTTCATCAATACAAGAAATATTGGATCTTGCACTCGTATCACATTTAGCAACTTTAAAAACAAAAGTTCCATTTCTAAATTTTTTCGACGGATTTAGAAATTCTCATGAAATTCAAAAAGTGGAAATGATTGATTATGATACAATGAAATCACTTGTTGAAAATAAATATGTCGAAGATTTTAGAAGTCGTGCATTAAATTCTGAAAATCCGCAAATAAAAGTCGGAGCACAAAATCCTGATGTATATTTTCAAGGTCGCGAAACTGTAAATAAATATTATGATGAAGCACCGGAAATTGTTCAAGAATATATGGATAAAGTTGCCAAAAAAATTGGCAGACAATATCATTTATTCGATTATTTTGGTGCCCCTGATGCAGAAAAAATTATCATCGCAATGGGAAGTGCTTGTGACACAATCGAAGAAACAATCAACTATTTGAATAAAAATGGCGAAAAACTCGGATTAATCAAAATTCGCCTATTCAGACCTTTTTCTGTCAAACATTTACTTAATGTCTTGCCGAAATCAGTTAAAAAAATTGCAGTACTCGACAGAACAAAAGAACCCGGATCAATTGGCGAACCATTATATTTAGATATTGTTGCCGGATTAAAAGATGAAAATCTTACAATTATCGGTGGACGATACGGACTATCTTCCAAAGAATTCACACCACAAATGGTAAAAGGAGTTTTCGACCATTTAGACAATAAATGTACTCATGGATTTACAGTTGGGATTAATGATGATGTGACAAATCTCTCAATTGATTATCCTGAAACATTAAACACTACTCCGGAAGGAACAATAAGTTGTAAATTTTGGGGACTTGGTGCAGATGGAACTGTTGGTGCCAATAAAAATTCAATCAAAATCATTGGTGATAATACAGACATGTACGCACAAGGATATTTTCAATATGATTCGAAAAAATCAGGTGGAACCACAAGAAGCCATTTACGATTTGGAAAAGAAAAAATCCAATCAGAATATCTTGTTGATAATACTGACTTTATCGCTTGTCACAATCAGGCATTTATAGGAAGATATGATATTCTTGAAGGAATAAAAGAAAATGGTGTTTTTCTATTAAATTCAAATTTAAAATCTGATGAAGTATTCGAAAATTTAACTAAAGATATGCAAAAAACAATCATAGAGAAAAACATTAAACTTTACAACATTAATGCTTTGGAAATAGCAAATAAAGTTAAATTAGGCGGAAGAATTAATACGATTATGCAAGCTGCATTTTTCCTAATTTCGGAAGTTTTGGAAAAAGAAACAGCAATTAAAATGATTAAAGATGCGATTGAAAAATCTTATCTGAAAAAAGGTAAAAAAATTGTAGAGATGAATTGGAAAGCAGTTGATGCCACAAATGAAGCATTAGTGAAAATTGATATTCCAAAAGAACTTCCAAAAAAATCTAAAGAACCAAAAGAATTAGTTCCAAAAGATTCAGTAGGATTTATTAAAAATGTTATCGAACCGATTATGAGAGAAAAGGGAGATGATATTCCCGTTTCTCAAATGCCTTTTGATGGATATGTGCCAACAGGTACTATGAAATTAGAAAAAAGAGGTTCTGCACCAACTGTTCCACATTGGGATGCCGAAAAATGTATTCAATGTAATCAATGTGCATTCGTATGTCCGCATGCTTCTATCAGACCAAAATTGATTGATCCAAAGGATTTAGAAAATGCACCAAAAGAATTTAATGTACTCGATGCTATGGGAAAAGACAAAGATAAAAAATACAAAATTCAGGTTTTTATTGATGATTGTGTTGGTTGCGGATCTTGTGTTAATGAATGTCCTACTCAAGCACTTGCAATGTCGCCAATCGAAACAGAAAGAGAACTTGGCGAAGAGACAAATTATAAATTCTTTGTTGATTTACCTGAAGATGTAAATGGAAATAATGATACTACTAAAGTTAAAGGAAGTCAATTTAAACAACCGCTTTTCGAATTTAGTGGTGCTTGTGCCGGTTGTGGTGAAACTCCATATGTAAAACTCACTACACAACTTTTTGGTGATAGAATGATAATTGCAAATGCAACAGGTTGTTCATCAATTTATGGTGGAACTTTCCCAACTATTCCATACACGAAAAATAAAGATGGACACGGACCTGCTTGGGCAAATTCACTATTCGAAGACAATGCAGAATATGGATTTGGAATGCGACTTGCTGTAGATTCTAATAGAAAATTATTGAAAAGTGCTACCAAAAAATTGATAGAAATGAATATAGAGAACTCTTTAAAAACTGCACTTAAATATTCACTTGACAATTGGGATGCTGTTGACGATGAAGCAAAAAATAATGTAGAAAATATCAAAACATTGCTTCAAAAAGAGAGTAAAAATGAAATTTTGGATAAAGTAAAAGAATTGCAGAACTATTTTATTCAAAAATCTGTTTGGTCATTTGGTGGAGACGGTTGGGCTTACGATATTGGTTATGGCGGATTAGATCATGTTCTTGCAATGAATAAAAATATCAACATCTTGGTTTTAGATACTGAAGTTTATTCAAATACCGGTGGACAAGCATCAAAGGCATCTCCATTAGGTGCAGTAGCAAAATTTGCCGAATCGGGAAAAGAGACAATCAAAAAAGACCTTGGTAGAATTGCAATGAGTTATGGATATATTTATGTTGCATCAGTTGCAATGGGATATAACAAAAATCAATTGATGAAGGCACTTATTGAAGCAGAAGCTTATGACGGACCTTCTCTTATCATCGCATATACACCTTGTATTGCTCATGGAATTGACATGTCGAAAACACAACAGGAAGAAAAACTTGCAGTTGAGACAGGATATTGGTTAACTTATCGCTATAATCCATTGTTGAAAAAAGAAGGAAAAAATCCTTTCATATTGGATTCTAAAGCACCGAAAAAACCTGTAGAAGAATTTTTTGTTAATGAAGGAAGATATGAATCATTGAAAAGAACATTTCCTGATAATGTAGAAAAATTCCGTACAGATTCTGATAAATTCATAAAAGAAAGATACGAAGATTATAAGAAATTAGCAGAGAAATAA